GCGACAGGATTTCCTTGCCGCGATAGATCAGCGTCGTATCGACGCCGAGACCATGGAAGATATTGGCAAATTCCACAGCGATATAACCGCCACCGGCAATCACGATCGAGCGGGGCAGCGTCTCCAGATGGAAGGCTTCATTGGAGGTGATGCATAGCTCGTGCCCCGGCAAGGAGGTATGCGCATTGGCAGAGCCGCCGACCGCTATGATGATCCGCTCGGCCGTCACTTCCCGTCCGGTCGCCAGCAGACGGACGCGATTGGGACCGGTCAGCTCCGCACGGCTCTCAATCAGTTCCGCACCGGCGCTGTTGAGACCCTTTCTGTACAGGCCTTCCAGACGTTCGATTTCCTGGTCCTTGGCCGCGATCAGCTTTTTCCAGTCGAAACGGCTTTCGCCCACCGTCCAGCCAAATCCCGCCGCATCCTCGAAATGCTCGTGGAACTGCGATGCATAGACGAACAGCTTTTTCGGCACGCAGCCCCTGATGACGCACGTGCCGCCAAATCGGTATTCCTCGGCAATCGCCACCCGCTTGCCCATGGATGCCGCAAGCCGGGCGCTGCGCACGCCGCCGGAGCCGCCGCCGATGACGAACAGATCATAATCGAATGATGACATGGAAAACTCCCGCAAGACGGACGGCCAAAGCGTCCCTCGAAAATTTCAGTAGATCGGCCGGACTGGCGAACAATGATGACCGCTGGCCAAAAACCATAAAATCATCCATCCCCTATATGGGAATGGATAATCACAACAACAACGGAATGCCGCCGGATCATTCCCGACCGGCCCAACGATAAAGCCCGGAACCAAGTCCGGGCTTTTCTTCAATCGGTATTATCAGATCAAGGCTTGGCGGCGGGTGCTGGAGCAGCCGGGGCCGCAGCCGGTTCGGAAGCAGGCATCTGCGCCTTCAACTGTGCACCGGCCACCTTGACCAGGGCATCATTGGTGTTCTTTTCGAGATCACGCGCCACACCGGCAGCCCAGATATCGGCGGACTTGCCAAGCTCACGATTGGCGACCGGTTGGTCCTTGATCAGCTTCTTGCCAGCCGGGCTGGAGAAGAATGCCGCAATCTGCTTCAACTCTTCCTGAGTAAACGACTTGGCATAAACCGTTGCCGCTTCCTTTTCGAGATCGCCACGGCGGGCAGCCAACGCGATGGCCTGCTGGTCAACAGTCTTGTCGATCTGGTCTTCAAGGTTTGGATAAGCCTGGATGAGCTGTGCCTTCAACCGAGCGGCGACATTCGGCAGGATATTGTCGAATACATTGGTAACGCCCAGCGCCGTGATGGCCTGACGGGCAGTATCGATCTGCGCATCCGTCACATCCTGCGCGCGAGCGGCCGGACCAGCCAGAAGCGAAGCTGCGATAACCGCACCGGCAACCATGTGACCGAGATTAAGGCGACCGAGACCCTGATATTTGCTCATAAAACTCATGCTCCTGTTTGTGTCCCCAGCGCTCGCCTCCAACGGCAGCGCCGAATTGTCATATTGGTATTATCGATGCACATGGCCGTGACGTGAACTTGCGCCAGACCATGACCATCCGGCTATCACGCCGTATCAATCACGCCACAGGCTCGATCACCCGCGCACCATCCAGGCCGGCCACGACGGCCAGCGATGCCATGCCGATGAACAGACCGTGCTCCACCACCCCGGGTATAGCATGCAATGCCTGAGAAAGGGCCACTGCATCAGGAATGCGGCCAAAAGAAGCATCGAGAATATAATGCCCACCATCTGTCATAAACAGATCGTCACCAGACATGCGCAGGCCAATCGTCCCCGACAGGCCCAGTTTGGCGGCAGCCTTTTCGATAGAGATCCGGGTTGCAATGCCACCGAATCCATTGATCTCGATGGGCAGCGGATAAGCGCCGAGTGTCTCCACCAGC
This region of Agrobacterium vitis genomic DNA includes:
- a CDS encoding DUF2059 domain-containing protein, translated to MSKYQGLGRLNLGHMVAGAVIAASLLAGPAARAQDVTDAQIDTARQAITALGVTNVFDNILPNVAARLKAQLIQAYPNLEDQIDKTVDQQAIALAARRGDLEKEAATVYAKSFTQEELKQIAAFFSSPAGKKLIKDQPVANRELGKSADIWAAGVARDLEKNTNDALVKVAGAQLKAQMPASEPAAAPAAPAPAAKP